In Oxyura jamaicensis isolate SHBP4307 breed ruddy duck chromosome 23, BPBGC_Ojam_1.0, whole genome shotgun sequence, a single window of DNA contains:
- the TXLNA gene encoding alpha-taxilin → MKNQGGEAKAAPHPAGSSVAGGALLLEEGDPAEATAALEAPLAQEDTKSSRPAVRDVSEELSRQLEDILNTYCVDASQEGPGEDGGQSEPAEPEEAEKCRSESPRNGDQEPGVPEMNGEKESTKGTEEFRPGEECGERDQKKAQEKKKAKGLGKEITLLMQTLNTLSTPEEKLAALCKKYAELLEEHRNSQKQMKILQKKQTQLVQEKDHLQSEHSKAILARSKLESLCRELQRHNRTLKEEGVQRAREEEEKRKEVTSHFQVTLNDIQLQMEQHNERNSKLRQENMELAERLKKLIEQYELREEHIEKVFKHKDLQQQLVDAKLQQAQEMLKEAEERHQREKDFLLKEAVESQRMCELMKQQETHLKQQLALYTEKFEEFQNTLSKSSEVFTTFKQEMEKMTKKIKKLEKETTMYRSRWESSNKALLEMAEEKTLRDKELEGLQVKIQRLEKLCRALQTERNDLNKKVQDLCAHAPRADMDLSEPLKDPAREGSEAVAGGAPAEQRLAEDCLHSGKPTHGTDPVETLGELSIGGLGQSGTEEGTQGAD, encoded by the exons ATGAAGAACCAAGGCGGGGAAGCCAAGGCAGCCCCGCACCCTGCGGGCTCCTCCGTGGCCGGcggagccctgctgctggaggagggtgACCCGGCCGAGGCCACGGCGGCGCTGGAAG CTCCTCTCGCGCAGGAGGACACCAAGTCCTCCCGGCCTGCCGTGCGTGACGTCTCCGAAGAGCTAAGCAGACAGCTTGAGGACATCTTGAACACGTACTGCGTGGATGCCAGCCAGGAGGGTCCGGGCGAGGACGGTGGGCAGAGCGAGCCTGCGGAGCCGGAGGAGGCGGAGAAGTGTCGCAGCGAGTCCCCGAGGAACGGCGACCAGGAGCCGGGTGTCCCTGAGATGAACGGGGAGAAGGAGAGCACAAAGGGGACGGAGGAGTTCCGGCCTGGCGAGGAGTGCGGGGAGCGGGATCAGAAGAAAgctcaggaaaagaagaaagccaaGGGCCTAG GCAAGGAAATCACTTTGCTGATGCAGACGCTGAACACCCTGAGCACTCCAGAGGAGAAACTAGCGGCACTGTGCAAGAAATACGCTGAGCTG CTGGAAGAGCACCGTAACTCCCAGAAGCAGATGAAGATCTTGCAGAAGAAGCAGACGCAGCTGGTGCAAGAGAAGGACCACCTGCAGAGCGAGCACAGCAAGGCCATCCTGGCCCGCAGCAAGCTGGAGAGTCTGTGCCGCGAGCTCCAGAGACACAACCGCACCCTCAAG GAGGAGGGTGTCCAGCGTGCccgggaggaagaggagaagcgGAAGGAGGTGACCTCCCACTTCCAGGTGACGCTGAACGACATCCAGCTCCAGATGGAGCAGCACAACGAGAGGAACTCCAAGCTGCGCCAGGAGAACATGGAGCTGGCAGAGCGGCTCAAGAAGCTCATCGAGCAGTACGAGCTGCGGGAGGAG CACATTGAGAAGGTGTTCAAACACAaggacctgcagcagcagctcgtgGATGCCAAGCTCCAGCAGGCACAGGAGATGctgaaggaggcagaggagagacACCAGCGGGAGAAGGACTTT CTGCTGAAGGAAGCTGTGGAGTCGCAGAGGATGTGTGAGCTGATGAAGCAGCAGGAGACCCACCTGAAGCAGCAG CTTGCTCTCTACACAGAGAAGTTTGAAGAATTCCAGAACACCCTTTCCAAAAGCAGTGAAGTGTTCACAACATTTAAACAGGAGATGGAGAAG ATGACTAAGAAAATTAAGAAGTTGGAGAAAGAGACCACTATGTACCGTTCTCGTTGGGAGAGCAGCAACAAGGCTCTCTTGGAAATGGCTGAAGAG AAAACCCTTCGGGATAAAGAGCTGGAGGGGCTTCAGGTGAAAATCCAGCGCTTGGAGAAACTGTGCCGAGCCCTGCAGACGGAGCGCAACGACCTCAACAAGAAGGTTCAGGACCTGTGCGCCCACGCGCCCCGGGCAGACATGGACCTGTCGGAGCCCCTGAAGGACCCAGCCCGGGAGGGCTCCGAGGCGGTGGCAGGAGgtgccccagcagagcagcgCCTGGCTGAGGATTGCCTCCACTCGGGAAAGCCAACACACGGCACAGATCCTGTGGAGACGCTTGGAGAACTGAGCATAGGAGGCCTGGGGCAGAGTGGGACTGAGGAAGGCACTCAGGGCGCTGACTGA